A window of the Brassica napus cultivar Da-Ae chromosome A2, Da-Ae, whole genome shotgun sequence genome harbors these coding sequences:
- the BNAA02G30220D gene encoding uncharacterized protein BNAA02G30220D isoform X1, protein MDYEYGGEYCRRGHVPAFGGWDWNDAVPFTQCFETATTTQQPSYLHHYPPYPQDRDLYLAGDLYDNHHLVAPAVILLPRRRAKVGQEPKRTTSKEQHKFKKDARESNAPRSCPTPVVKPRTARPKPVDEDLYKVSPRLLSLKSTKKRGGGFGCISRCFLPTRVL, encoded by the exons ATGGACTAC GAATACGGAGGAGAGTACTGCAGGAGGGGACACGTGCCGGCGTTTGGAGGTTGGGACTGGAACGACGCCGTACCATTCACTCAGTGCTTCGAGACAGCAACAACAACTCAGCAGCCTTCTTATCTCCACCACTACCCTCCTTACCCTCAAGACCGTGATCTTTACCTCGCTGGTGATCTTTACGACAACCACCACCTTGTCGCTCCCGCCGTCATCCTCCTCCCTCGACGCCGG GCTAAGGTGGGCCAGGAGCCGAAAAGAACCACCTCCAAGGAGCAACACAAGTTCAAGAAGGATGCGCGTGAGTCTAACGCGCCGAGGAGCTGTCCAACACCGGTTGTGAAGCCGAGGACGGCGAGGCCTAAGCCTGTGGATGAAGACTTGTACAAGGTGTCTCCTCGACTTCTCTCCCTCAAATCCACAAAG AAAAGGGGAGGAGGGTTTGGGTGCATTTCAAGATGTTTTTTGCCGACACGGGTGCTTTGA
- the BNAA02G30220D gene encoding uncharacterized protein BNAA02G30220D isoform X2, translated as MTQEYGGEYCRRGHVPAFGGWDWNDAVPFTQCFETATTTQQPSYLHHYPPYPQDRDLYLAGDLYDNHHLVAPAVILLPRRRAKVGQEPKRTTSKEQHKFKKDARESNAPRSCPTPVVKPRTARPKPVDEDLYKVSPRLLSLKSTKKRGGGFGCISRCFLPTRVL; from the exons ATGACTCAGGAATACGGAGGAGAGTACTGCAGGAGGGGACACGTGCCGGCGTTTGGAGGTTGGGACTGGAACGACGCCGTACCATTCACTCAGTGCTTCGAGACAGCAACAACAACTCAGCAGCCTTCTTATCTCCACCACTACCCTCCTTACCCTCAAGACCGTGATCTTTACCTCGCTGGTGATCTTTACGACAACCACCACCTTGTCGCTCCCGCCGTCATCCTCCTCCCTCGACGCCGG GCTAAGGTGGGCCAGGAGCCGAAAAGAACCACCTCCAAGGAGCAACACAAGTTCAAGAAGGATGCGCGTGAGTCTAACGCGCCGAGGAGCTGTCCAACACCGGTTGTGAAGCCGAGGACGGCGAGGCCTAAGCCTGTGGATGAAGACTTGTACAAGGTGTCTCCTCGACTTCTCTCCCTCAAATCCACAAAG AAAAGGGGAGGAGGGTTTGGGTGCATTTCAAGATGTTTTTTGCCGACACGGGTGCTTTGA